Genomic segment of Engystomops pustulosus chromosome 8, aEngPut4.maternal, whole genome shotgun sequence:
aagatgccatgtctggcaaactctgtgcctgggagacagcaagtgtgcccacagagaggcctccgagtgccataggtttgccaccactgctctatgccaTGCACCTCCATtactggtgtatacagtacaatTATTATACCGCATTGTCACCTGTCCTGATCTGTACATATATAATGTTTCCAGGGCACAAGGACTCTGTAACCTGTGCCACATTCAGCCACGACTCCTCCATGGTGGCCACAGGAGACATGAGCGGACTTATCAAGGTGTGGAAGGTGGAGGACACAAAGGAGATCTGGTCATTTGAAGTGGCTGACCTAGAGGTGAGAGTcaatattgtagtagttatattcctgtacatagggggcagtattatagtagttatattcctgtacatagggggcagtattatagtatttatattcctgtacatagggggcagtattatagtagttatattcctgtacatagggggtagtattatagtagttatattcctgtacatagggggcagtattatagtagttatattcttgtacatagggggcagtattatagtagttatattcctgtacatagggggcagtattatagtatttatattcctgtacatagggggcagtattatagtagttatattcttgtacatagggggcagtattatagtatttatattcctgtacatagggggcagtattatagtagttatattcctgtacatagggggcagtattatagtatttatattcctgtacatagggggcagtattatagtagttatattcctgtacatagggggtagtattatagtagttatattcctgtacatagggggcagtattatagtagttatattcttgtacatagggggcagtattatagtagttatattcctgtacatagggggcagtattatagtatttatattcctgtacatagggggcagtattatagtagttatattcttgtacatagggggcagtattatagtagttatattcctgtacatagggggcagtattatagtagttatattcctgtacatagggggcagtattatagtagttatattcctgtacatagggggcagtattatagtatttatattcctgtacatagggggcagtattatagtagttatattcttgtacatagggggcagtgttatagtagttatattcctgtacatagggggcagtattatagtagttatattcctgtacgtaggggcagtattatagtagttatattcctgtacatagggggcagtattatagtagttatattcctgtacgtaggggcagtattatagtagttatattcttgtacatatgggggcagtattatagtagttatattcctgtacatagggggcagtattatagtagttatattcttgtacatagggggcagtattatagtagttatattcctgtacatagggggcagtattatagtagttatattcctgtacatagggggcagtattatagtagttatattcctgtacatagggggcagtattatagtagttatatcctgtacatagggggcagtattatagtagttatattcctgtacatagggggtagtattatagtagttatattcctgtacatagggggtagtattatagtagttatattcctgtacgtaggggcagtattatagtagttatattcttgtatatagggggcagtattatagtagttatattcctgtacatagggggcagtattatagtagttatattcctgtacatagggggcagtattatagtagttatattcctgtacataggggggcagtattatagtagttatattcctgtacataggggggcagtattatagtagttatattcttgtacatagggggcagtattatagtggttatattcttgcacatagggggcagtattatagtagttatattcttgtacatagggggcagtattatagtagttatattcctgtacatagggggcagtattatagtagttatattcctgtacatagggggcagtattatagtagttatattcctgtacatagggggcagtattatagtagttatatcctgtacatagggggcagtattatagtagttatattcctgtacatagggggtagtattatagtagttatattcctgtacatagggggtagtattatagtagttatattcctgtacgtaggggcagtattatagtagttatattcttgtatatagggggcagtattatagtagttatatgcctgtacatagggggcagtattatagtagttatattcctgtacatagggggcagtattatagtagttatattcctgtacataggggggcagtattatagtagttatattcctgtacataggggggcagtattatagtagttatattcttgtacatagggggcagtattatagtggttatattcttgcacatagggggcagtgttatagtagttatattcttgcacatagggggcagtattatagtagttatattcctgtacatagggggcagtattatagtagttatattcttgtacatagggggcagtattatagtagttatattcttgtacatagggggcggtattatagtagttatattcttgtacatagggggcggtattatagtagttatattcctgtacatagggggcagtattatagtagttatattcttgtacatagggggcagtattatagtagttatattcttgtacatagggggcagtattatagtagttatattcttgtaaataggagcagtattatagtagttatattcttgtacatagggggcagtattatagtagttatattcctgtacatagggagcagtattatagtagttatattcctgtacatagggagcagtattatagtagttatattcctgtacatagagggcagtattatagtagttatattcctgtacatagggagcagtattatagtagttatatgcctgtacatagggggcagtattatagtagttatattcctgtacatagggggcagtattatagtagttatattcctgtacataggggggcagtattatagtagttatattcttgtacatagggggcagtattatagtggttatattcttgcacatagggggcagtattatagtagttatattcttgcacatagggggcagtattatagtagttatattcctgtacatagggggcagtattatagtagttatattcttgtacatagggggcagtattatagtagttatattcttgtacatagggggcggtattatagtagttatattcctgtacatagggggcagtattatagtagttatattcttgtacatagggggcagtattatagtagttatattcctgtacatagggggcagtattatagtagttatattcttgtacatagggggcagtattatagtagttatattcctgtacatagggggcagtattatagtagttatattcctgtacatagggggcagtattatagtagttatattcttgtacatagggggcagtattatagcagctatattcctgtacatagggggcagtattatagtagttatattcctgtacataggaggcagtattatagtagttatattcctgtacatagggggcagtattatagtagttatattcttgtacatagggggcagtattatagtagttatattcttgtacataggggacagtattatagtagttatattcttgtacatagggggcagtattatagtagttatattcctgtacatagggggcagtattatagtagttatatacttgtacatagggggcagtattatagtagttatattcctgtacatagggggcagtattatagtggttatattcttgtacatagggggcagtattatagtagttatattcctgtacataggggggcagtattatagtagttatatccctgtacatagggggcagtattatagtagttatatccctgtacatagggggcagtattatagtagttatattcttgtacataggttgcagtattatagtagttatattcctgtacatagggggcagtattatagtagatatattcctgtacatagggggcagtattatagtagttatattcttgtacatagggagcagtattatagtagttatattcttgtacatagggggcagtattatagtagttatattcctgtacatagggggcagtattatagtagttatattcctgtacatagggggcagtattatagtagttatattcttgtacatagggggcagtattatagtagttatattcttgtacatagggggcagtattatagtagttatgtgtcGTCTTGCAGTGGTTGGAGTGGCATCCTTGTGCCCATGTGTTACTATGTGGCACAGCCGATGGCAATACCtggatgtggaaaatccccagcgGTGAGTGCAAAACCTTCCAAGGACCTAACTGCCCGGCCACCTGTGGACAGTTTTTACCGGATGGTGAGTTTATCTTGGTACATGACTATTTAACATCTAAAGgatattatttgtatattttccctTTATCAGTTCCTGTTCTCAGtgacctttaggctacattcacacgaacgtatggaggacgtatatacggccaatatacgtcccccatacactcctatgggcgcacggcaccctacgggagcagtacggtgcggcaccgtaccgttccgtacccgggaaaaagataggacatgtcctatcttttcccgtaatactgcgccataggttgctatggagaggggcgggggtgagatgcgctcacctcctcctcctctccccgtacactgccgttgcccgctacgtaTAGCCTTAAATTGTATTATTGAAGTATTTTCTTTGTCTGTAAGGTAAGACGGCGGTGGTGGGTTATGAAGACGGGAGTGTGCGGCTCTGGGACCTCAAGCAGGGGAGCACTCTGCACGTCCTGAAAGGTACATGATGTATCTGTGTACTGCAGAACTGTTACACTGTAATGTTATCGAAGGCTGGTGACCTTTGTCTTGTTGTGCAGGTAGTGACGCCCATTCCGGACCGCTAACCTGTGTCTCCTCTAATGCTGATGGTAGCCTCATTCTCACCGGTTCTGTTGATTGTGATACAAAAATGGTGAATACGGCCACTGGGAAGGTGAGGATTGTGATATAACTCTCTGTATTGTTATGAGTTTGGCGCCCCCTGGTGTTCAGTGTATAACAATGTACACGTCCACCTTAGTGCTggggacgcacatgctcagttgcTAAGTTAACACCTGATCTCCTGGGGGGTTGCTGCTGGCTCCCCTGTCATCAATCTACCTCAAGCTGTTATTATTCTGTCGTCATTCCATGTTTGTAGGTTGTTGGAGTCTTCCGGACAGAAAGTAACGTGTCCAAAGCCTCAAAGCGTGAAGAAGGTGAAGCAGATACCAACTCCGTGGAGTCTGTGGGATTCTGCAGTGTGTACGTGATCTACATCATTTAAAGGGGCGGGGGGTCATCTCATTTCACCCAGTAattattattgtttgtgtaatgttaAGTTataaaatttccaatatactttctgtatcagttcccgATGGTCccctagacctctgcttgctgtcattgtatggGAAGTTtcaatgtttatttccagtggatgaaAACTGATGATGATTGTTGTAACACAAAATCCTCTTATTACAGTCTGAGAGCTGTGCGACCGATGTCAGATattgtccacaggaagtaaacctaagaagctttctatagaatgacagcaagcagagatctagaaagcaaaatatattggaaaattgtagaagttTTTCGGGTGCAGTCACAGGTTGCTGTTACACCTGTATCACAATCGTTCGAGATTTGCATAGTTTTGGGGATTTACCAGGTGAAAGAGAACTGAACTGAAAGAgtaaatttgattttgaagggaaaaacctgttccacaaatgcacCTAAACCCACCTCCacgctgattgcgatgcagtctTAACTGCAAGGTGTGAGTGCACCCTCAGGATGCAGTCACACGTCGTTGTTAACGCTGAAGAGAGGTTTGCCCAATTAAACAgttgttaacaaaatgcatgtgtgttaacaatgtgttaacaatggattaacagttgcgttttgtaaagacaagtgttaacagctgtttaattgggcaaatctctcttcagcttttgcgatgtgtttttaaacgcgatgtgtgaccgcaccctcaatccTATAAACAATGATGGCAATTTTGCTGGAATGTGAAGACCCCTTTTAGACCTCTATGCAAAGCTGCATCCCTTACCCATTAATTTATCTTCTGGGTAGATAATGAGGAGGTATTTGCACTTCAAATAATGGAAAACCAGACTAAAGGACAGTTTTTTCCGTGTTTTTATAGTGTAATTGGAACACCCCTCATGTGCCTGTGTACAGTGGTCTGTTCCAAAGTGATGCAGTCAAGTGTTGTGGAAGAGACCACGGCAGGGTATAAGGAGGGGTGTCCGGACTAGTCACTGAACCCCCTCTGTCTTTGCAGTCTGCCTCTGGCCGCCGTCGGCTACCTCGATGGGACTCTGGCAATCTATGACGTGTCTACACAGACTCTGAGACACCGGTGTCAGCACGAAGTGAGTGATCTCTGAGTATACCTCGTGCACATGTAGGCTTCAGGACAGCCAGTGCTGGGAatagtccctggatagatgtgtagtGATACCTCTATGTgtattgttagtaacagcaggactgtgatatattccGGGAttcttctgggggggggggggggggg
This window contains:
- the AAMP gene encoding angio-associated migratory cell protein, with translation MEGAAGGDGGGSGSPSPEPEEGAAAAAVEFHEDEEIIEVLELNEAEPDPDDLASDMEDVDFADEPDEDGEMGDEEWETEDEGVEEGADPHDDSELTYSKHTASVFCVSLDPKENALAVTGGEDDKACVWRITDGETMFECTGHKDSVTCATFSHDSSMVATGDMSGLIKVWKVEDTKEIWSFEVADLEWLEWHPCAHVLLCGTADGNTWMWKIPSGECKTFQGPNCPATCGQFLPDGKTAVVGYEDGSVRLWDLKQGSTLHVLKGSDAHSGPLTCVSSNADGSLILTGSVDCDTKMVNTATGKVVGVFRTESNVSKASKREEGEADTNSVESVGFCSVLPLAAVGYLDGTLAIYDVSTQTLRHRCQHESGIVQLLWEDNSPVIYTCSLDGAVRLWDSRSGKMISEYCGHSAEILDFALNKDASIVVTASGDHKAKVFCVQRPDR